In the genome of Tropicibacter oceani, one region contains:
- a CDS encoding cytochrome c3 family protein produces MRVPTWARHGMAAMAMLSLSGAALSQETGDGAAPHLLADTHVDMGLDCTACHQGSAPPQAVGSAVCKTCHGTFDALANRTAEIEPNPHASHKGEQACETCHRAHEPSVDACAQCHMWGFKVP; encoded by the coding sequence GTGCGGGTTCCCACTTGGGCCCGCCACGGCATGGCCGCCATGGCCATGCTGTCGCTGTCCGGGGCGGCGCTGTCCCAGGAAACCGGGGACGGCGCTGCGCCGCATCTTTTGGCCGACACCCATGTCGACATGGGGCTGGACTGCACCGCATGTCACCAGGGCAGCGCGCCGCCCCAGGCCGTTGGCTCGGCAGTCTGCAAGACCTGCCATGGCACATTCGATGCCCTGGCCAACCGGACGGCCGAGATCGAGCCGAACCCGCATGCCTCTCACAAGGGAGAGCAGGCCTGTGAAACCTGCCACCGGGCGCATGAACCATCAGTGGATGCCTGCGCGCAGTGCCATATGTGGGGTTTCAAGGTTCCCTGA
- a CDS encoding MarR family winged helix-turn-helix transcriptional regulator, translating to MQADQHRFHGLLHSAELVEAELRRRLSPLGLQPRQARVIEAMARIGPVSQAVLASEFQITSASMSTMTDRLLAAGYISRGPDPASRRQNVLELTDKGRAQLAGIEAAWDAVDDMLAAALGQNANTFFDLARQVRDGLGGTVPGS from the coding sequence ATGCAAGCTGATCAACACCGTTTTCACGGTCTCCTGCACAGCGCCGAGCTGGTCGAGGCTGAACTTCGCCGGCGGCTTTCGCCGCTTGGCCTGCAACCAAGGCAGGCCCGCGTGATCGAGGCGATGGCCCGCATCGGCCCGGTGTCCCAGGCGGTTCTGGCGTCCGAGTTTCAGATCACCTCGGCCAGCATGAGCACGATGACCGACAGGCTATTGGCGGCTGGCTATATCTCGCGCGGGCCTGACCCCGCGTCCCGGCGTCAGAACGTGCTGGAACTTACGGACAAGGGGCGCGCCCAGCTTGCCGGGATCGAGGCGGCCTGGGACGCGGTGGATGACATGCTGGCGGCGGCCCTGGGGCAGAACGCCAACACGTTCTTTGATCTGGCGCGACAGGTGCGCGATGGGCTGGGCGGCACGGTTCCCGGCTCTTGA